GTCCCTGGTTTCTCTGGGGGCCTCTGAGCTCAGGGCCTGCCAAGCGTAGCGGTAGCTAAGGAAAAGAAACCCGCTGATGAGCATCAATGTGGAGGCGAAGATGCCCAATGCGATGGCTGAGCCGATATGCTGCTTGACAGGAGCAGCGGGGAGGAGGTACTCAGGAGGAAAGTCTATGGTGCTGTTGTTCAGCACAGAGCTCATGTTCCACACCAACGGCACCAAGGAGAACGTCCCTGTCAGCACATACAGGGTCCCCGCCAGCAAAAACATCAGACGTATGCTCCCACGATTCTCCACAGAGAAGTAGGCCATCCTCATGGCCAATGCAGCGATGATGTTCCCTGCCAGGCCGCAGATCACCGCCAGCATGACCAGCACCTGAGCCACGGGGATCTCTGTAGGAAGGAAGTCGTCCGAGACGCTGAGGCTCTGACAGTTCTCGAATTGGGGAAGGACTTGACTGTAGAAACAGGCCCTCCAGATACCCACCCAGGCCACGCCCGAGGTGATGACTGACACGTCTTCCACCTGCCACAGCCGCCACTCGTT
This window of the Pagrus major chromosome 11, Pma_NU_1.0 genome carries:
- the cldn34a gene encoding claudin-34 — encoded protein: MIYLAHTAHQQFLGLMAGFVAWILIMATAGLNEWRLWQVEDVSVITSGVAWVGIWRACFYSQVLPQFENCQSLSVSDDFLPTEIPVAQVLVMLAVICGLAGNIIAALAMRMAYFSVENRGSIRLMFLLAGTLYVLTGTFSLVPLVWNMSSVLNNSTIDFPPEYLLPAAPVKQHIGSAIALGIFASTLMLISGFLFLSYRYAWQALSSEAPRETRDPLHGPWTETTLAQKNALPNGDSHGMDNPAFHSEEAS